The Cloacibacillus sp. genome window below encodes:
- a CDS encoding OmpH family outer membrane protein yields MKKTAALLLAIAALFAFGAISYAADDTVGYVDDMGVLQQFSKFQQAQKQLDELGKKKSNTAKAAFDKESDEKKKSEIVQNLQFEMREEEAKLMNPVLKEVNDTIAKVAKQKGVTIVVNKALVYYGGIDLTQDVVNALKK; encoded by the coding sequence GTGAAGAAAACAGCGGCATTACTGCTTGCCATAGCAGCGCTTTTTGCGTTCGGCGCGATTTCATACGCGGCGGATGACACAGTTGGCTACGTAGACGATATGGGAGTGCTGCAGCAGTTCTCGAAGTTCCAGCAGGCTCAGAAACAGCTTGACGAGCTTGGCAAGAAGAAGTCAAACACAGCGAAGGCTGCCTTTGACAAGGAGAGCGACGAGAAGAAAAAGAGCGAAATAGTTCAGAACCTCCAGTTTGAAATGCGGGAAGAAGAGGCAAAGCTGATGAATCCTGTACTCAAAGAGGTGAACGACACGATCGCGAAAGTTGCCAAGCAGAAGGGCGTCACGATCGTGGTAAACAAGGCGCTTGTCTACTACGGCGGCATCGATCTCACACAGGACGTCGTCAACGCCCTTAAGAAGTAA
- a CDS encoding CtsR family transcriptional regulator has translation MSSSSLTRKIEEYIGQLLEENGGGTISLRRKDLAELFECVPSQINYVLRSRFAPENGFLVESQRGGHGYIRVVQLTFKNCDEEVLHLEDLIGNKISEQESKRLLMNLQNRKLISARERLLIEVALRSQEEYGRTLYDISIYKREIMRADLLKKLLTSLALS, from the coding sequence TTGTCGTCATCGAGTCTTACGAGGAAAATAGAAGAGTATATCGGACAGCTGCTTGAAGAGAATGGCGGAGGCACCATTTCACTTCGCAGAAAAGATCTCGCGGAACTCTTTGAATGCGTTCCAAGTCAGATAAATTATGTCCTGAGAAGCAGATTCGCGCCGGAGAACGGATTTTTGGTCGAAAGCCAGCGCGGAGGCCACGGTTACATCCGCGTGGTGCAGCTGACATTTAAAAATTGTGACGAGGAGGTTCTGCATCTTGAGGACCTTATCGGCAATAAGATATCGGAGCAGGAGTCTAAGCGGTTGCTTATGAACCTGCAGAACAGGAAGCTGATATCCGCCAGAGAGAGGCTTCTCATCGAAGTCGCCCTGCGGAGTCAGGAGGAATACGGGCGCACCCTTTATGATATTTCCATCTATAAACGGGAGATCATGAGGGCTGACCTGTTGAAAAAGTTACTTACGAGCCTTGCGCTTAGTTAG